The stretch of DNA CTCCGTCGAGCGCGACGCCAGGCAGATCGAGTTTCACTACGACCTCTCCGAGGCCTTCTATTCCCTTTGGCAGGACCCCCGCCGGGTCTATTCCTGTGCGTACTACCGCGAGCCGGGCATGAGCTTGGCGCAGGCCCAGGAAGCCAAACTTGACCACATCTGCCGCAAGCTGCTTCTGCGGCCGGGCGAGCGGTTCCTGGACATCGGTGCCGGCTGGGGGGGGCTGCTGCTGTGGGCCGCTGAGAACTACGGCGTCGACGCCACCGGCATCACGCTGTCGCGCAACCAGCATGCGCACGTCACCCGCCTGATCGAGGAAAAAGGCCTGTCGGGCCGTGTGCGCATGGAGCTGCTGGATTATCGAAAACTCGACGAGTCGCAGCCATTCGACAAGATTTCCTCGGTGGGCATGTTCGAACATGTCGGCCGAGCCCTCCTGCCCGAATACTTCGCCAAGCTGCGCCGCCTGCTCAAGCCCGGTGGCCTCATTCTGAACCATGGCATCACCGCCGGAGGCGTCTACAACGCTGAACTGGGCAGCGGCATGGGCGAGTTCATCGACAAGTACATATTCCCGGGCGGCGAGCTGACGCACGCGAGCAATGTGCTGGAGGCCGTGGCCCTGGGTGGCCTGGAGACGGTCGACATGGAAAACCTGCGCCCGCACTATGCCCGCACGCTGTGGGCCTGGAGCGATGGGCTGGAGGCACAGCTGGACCGGGCCGCCGAGATCCTCACTCAGGACAGGGGCGAGCAGGGCATGAAATCGTTGCGCGCCTACC from Bordetella sp. FB-8 encodes:
- a CDS encoding class I SAM-dependent methyltransferase, which codes for MNPLLSAVDRKLKAMTQMPVQLVMPDGTALGASDPRVKFTVRDKKSLVHLAEGSAGVLGQDYVEGLIDIDGTMRDVMAAAAQMLPDSPIEAARTGRLTELVRKLISIWRHSVERDARQIEFHYDLSEAFYSLWQDPRRVYSCAYYREPGMSLAQAQEAKLDHICRKLLLRPGERFLDIGAGWGGLLLWAAENYGVDATGITLSRNQHAHVTRLIEEKGLSGRVRMELLDYRKLDESQPFDKISSVGMFEHVGRALLPEYFAKLRRLLKPGGLILNHGITAGGVYNAELGSGMGEFIDKYIFPGGELTHASNVLEAVALGGLETVDMENLRPHYARTLWAWSDGLEAQLDRAAEILTQDRGEQGMKSLRAYRLYLAGCAMGFEHGWISLHQFLLAPLATGRSDELDNPADLGYAWRRDYMYDGRQKA